Genomic DNA from Flavobacterium sp. N502540:
CCATAAAAATCCAGCCATTCTGTTTTTATGTAACTAAACGATAACGTTGGCATTACCATAAAATAGTTGTTGGTTCTCTTAGCAATAGGTTTGTAGTTTTTGTCGCTTTGTTTGGTTTGTTCCTGTTGAAAAGCGACATCACCACCTACTCTTATTCGTTCAGTGATCTGATATCGATACCCCAAACCAAAATTTCCGGAAGAGGTCGTCTCAGAATTTAATTTTTGCCCCAGAATTGCAGAAGCTAATGCATCCGAAAAACCATCTACAAAAGTCATTGGTATACCATCGCTATAGGTTAGATTTACTTCATGTTTACTGTTTTCTTGTGCTTTTACTAAAGTTGTACCGAATGTTAAAAAAATTGCGCATACAATAATCGACTTTTTCATCTGTTTTAATTATTTAAGTTATTAATATTTAAATTTGAGGCAAGAATATCTTATACTGCCTTATTACTAATACGCCAAAATTTAAAATACCCCTATACGCTACACTAAAATTTTAAAATCCCCCTACTTTTTATGATATGAATGAGGATCTAAAGCATTTTAAACAATTGTTCAACGAGCTTTATCAGCCCTTATGTAATCATGCCTATAAGTATCTTCAGGATAGGGATGAAAGTGAAGATGTAGTGCAGGAATTGATGATTAAAATATGGGAAACCCGCAAGGATTTACTTTCTGAAAAGAGCCTTAAATATTACCTGTATATAGCTGTTAAGAATCGGTGTATATCTATTCTGAGGAAAAAAATTTATATGTTTGACATTGACGAAATGTCTGCCGATATTGCCGAAGAGATTCCCGAAACGAAACCCCTATCAGATGCTAACCAGCTTATAGAACAGGCATTTAATGGAATTCCACCAAAATGTCTTGAAGTTTTCAAACTAAGTCGTCTTGAAAAATTAAGCTATAAACAAATTGCAGAAAAATTAGAAATATCAGTAAAAACAGTAGAAAACCAGATGGGAAAAGCCATCAAACATATACGGGAGTTTGTTAAACAACATCCCAACTTAATTCTTTTCTTTAAAATATGGTATTTTAGTCATTACATAGTGGGGGTTTTAAAAGAATTTGTGTTTTATTTAAAAGAGGTATAACCATGGACAACCAAGATATTAATGTATTACTGGCAAAGCATTTTTCAGGAGAAACGAATCCTGAGGAAGAAGCTGTGTTAATGAATTGGATAAAAAACAATCCTGATGAATATATCTCGCTTAAGATTTTTTTTGCAGAAAGTCAGCAATTAGACTCTCCTCAGTTATTTGAAACGGATAATGCCTGGAACCGTATAGCGCCAAATTTATCAACCACAAAGCCAACAGTATTTCAGCTGTACAAAAAATACCTATACGCAACAGCTGTTGCAGCCGTTTTTATTTTAATAAGCACGTTCGCTTTCCTGTATGCGAATGCCGAGATAACTGTTCAAACCGCTAATGGGCAGGTAAAAAGTATCGAATTGAGTGATGGCTCATTAGTTACCCTGAACGACAACTCGAGTATTACCTATAAAAGATTTCTGTGGAACAACCGCACTGTCCGTTTAAATGGGGAAGCTTTTTTTGAAGTAAAACACGACAAAAGCAGTCCTTTTTCGGTAAATACAGGTACTCTATTAGTAAAAGTTTTAGGAACCTCTTTTGTTGTAACAACAACAGAAAAAGAAAAATCGGTAGCAGTAATTACAGGAAAAGTTAAGGTTAGCGCCACTCCTACTAATCAAACAGTGATTTTGGAGAAAAAACAGGCCGTTCATTATGTTTCCAACAGGTTAATTAAAAGTGACACCGCCAACAAAAACTTACTCTCCTGGAAAACAAAGTCACTTTCTTTCGAAAACACTCCACTTCAAAAAGCCTTTGAGGATATTGAAAATTGTTATCATATTAAAATACAGGTAGAAGGAAAAATCACTAATTCCTGTACCGTTACCACAAATTTCAATAACGAATCCATAAAAGAAATATTGGAAGAATTCCGTTTATTGTTTGGGCTTAGTTATACACAAAAAGGCAATACTGTTTGGGTGAAAAACATATCGTGTGAAAAGTAATTCTTTTATAAATAACGGGTTAATCATTATATGCTCTTTTGTCTTTTTCTTTTGTGCCGGATCTGTACAAGCACAAAAAACAAGCTTGCTGGAAAAAAAGATCACTATCCAAACAGAAAATGATAGCATCGGAGCTTATATTTCCACCATAATAACACAAGGCGTAAATTTATCCCTAAGCAACAACAAGCTCGATCTTGGCAAAAAGACAAAGATCGACAAAGGAACTTATAAATTGAAAACGCTTCTACATCTTCTTTTTGAAACAGAATCAGTAAAATTTCTCGAAAAAGACAGTAAAATAATTATCTACACGGTTTCGCGGGCTCCTGACCCATTTACTATTAGCGGGTTTGTTTATGCAGGCAACAGTAAAGAAGCGCTACCCTACGCTACCGTACGAGTTTTAAACACAAACATTGCTGTTAATTGTAATGATTATGGCTATTATACGCTAACATTACCCGAAAACAAGTACATCATAAATGCGAGTTATACCGGTTTTACTTCACAAACAGATACAATACTGGTAAACAAAACCATTAAAAAAAACTTTAATCTTACAATGGGGTTATCCCTTGCTCCGGTTGAGATCAGGTCATCCAAAAAACCTTTAAATGAGATTTCCAGTATCGTCGATACACAGCATGTTAACACTCTTCCCTTTCTAATGGGGCAATCAGACCCGCTAAAACTTCTTACCCTAAAACCGGGCACCTATGGCACTTCTTTAAATGTAAGAGGAGGCTCAAGCGATCAGAATTTGGTTTTATTAGATGGTGTTCCTATTTACAACTACAATCATTTTACGAGTTTGTTATCTATTTTCGATTCGCAGGCCATCAAACAAATAAGTTTTTACAAAGGCGGCTTTCCGGCCCGTTACGAAGGAAGACTATCATCGGTCATAGATGTTAAAACAAAAGATGGCGACATGCAGTCCTACCACGGCGCTGCTAATATTGGTTTACTAACGGGTTCTGCTATGATTGAAGGGCCTATCGTAAAAGACAAGGTGTCTTTTATGATTAGTGCGAGGAGAAGCTGGATTGATGCTTTGACCAAAGTACTTTTTGACAAGGATATAAATTTTAAATACCGGATGTATGATGCCTATTTTAAGATTAACTACTTTATTGATTCGTCCAACCGACTCTATCTCGGTGCCTATACCGGCGGAGATCTTATTAGTGCCAATTTTTTTTCTTCCGAACCACCTCAACTTACCTGGAACAACAGAACACTTTCTTTGCGCTGGAACAGAGTCTATAGCCCCAGGTTATTTCAGAATTCGGTTCTATTGTTAAGCAACTATAACAATCAGTTTGCTAATGCAGATGAAGGAGAAACCCGAAAGTTTAGCATTACAGATGTGGGTATCGAAAACAACCTGAATTACCACTGGTCGTCATTCCTAAATAGTGCGATAGGCTTAAGAATAAATATGACCAATTTTTCTAATAACACTATCGAGCGTGATCAATTGATAAAGTCACTGCATTTCAAAACCTATTGGGACAATGATATAACGCTGTCTGATAAAGTTCGAATAAAAGCGGGTCTTCATTACGCCACTTTTTTAACTAAAAACAAGGTTTATAATTCTTTTCAGCCTCGTACCAGTTTGGTTTATAAATACAACACTTCTAATAGTCTTTTTGCCTCCTATGCCATAATGGAGCAATTTTATCATCAAATTGCAAGGAACACCTATGCCTTACCTTCAGATTTACGCATGCCGAGTACAGCTCTATTACCACCCGAAAAGGCTTTTATTTATGAAGCAGGCTATGAAAAAACTTTAAACAAAGGATACATCCGACTACAGCTGTACGAAAAAAAAGTATCCAATATTTTAATGTATCAACCCCTTTATGATACTCCAGATCAAGACGAAATAAGCCCCCCTCTAATCGGGTTTGGAAATTCAAGAGGCCTGGAACTTGAGTTTTCCAAGCAGTTCAAAAAGTTTGACGTGCAGGCATCGTATACCCTGAGCAAATCGACATTGCGATTCCCAACAATAAATAATGGTCAGGCCTTTAATTCTCCAAACGATATAACCCATCAAATAAAAGGAGCTGTTACCTGGAATATTAATCAATCCTGGGTACTATCCACTCTGTTTAATTATAGTTCCGGTGTTTTAATCTCGGCACCAGACTCTTTTTCCTATAATGACAAAAAAGACTCCTACTTAGTGGATCCAAACCAAAGCAATGAAATATCAAGGCCTAATAACTACCGCTTACCGAGAAATTACAATGTAGATGTTGGCGTCTCAAAAACAAAAAAAACGAAATCCGGCAACCAATCCAGATTGTATTTTGGAGTTAACAATCTCATAGGACAATCGCCACCGTTTCTCATTGAAACAAGTTTAAGTAATGGCACCTTTAATGTTGAACAGGCCAGAATGTTTAAATATTTTCCTTACATTGGATATACTTATAGTTTTGGAGTGGGTAAGGAAAAATTAAACTAATTCCCGGAATCGCTGAAAAACAAGGTATAAAAAAATCAACAATCTCTTTTTGATAGTTGACCCCGAAATGAACCAATACATTTTCTTCCCTTATACATAAATAAATCCGACAGGTTTTTAAAACCTGTCGGATTTTGAATATTGTTATTCGGAGATAATTTGCCTCAGTAGTACATCCCGCTCACACATAAACCATACAAAAACAAAAAAGCCTCTACATTGCTGTAAAGGCTTTATTCTAGTACTGGTTCCACCTGGACCGCCCAACCACACACCATACATTTATTTTTCAACAAGTTAAGCATGTCTTTTTTTTAGGCATCCGAATTTTACGCCTTTTAATTTTCTTCTTATATATTGTACTAATTACTACTTCCATTATTATGTTTTTCTTCATTTCAATATATAATATTATTCCTAAAAAGTGAGCTACAATATAACAATGTATAATTTTAACAGGAATTATTTTTTATATTTGGAAATTATGGCGACAAAATAAAGACACTATATGCAACAAAAATACAAAGATTTTAAAATCAATTTATACAATCCAAGAATAAAAAAAACGGATCTTTTCAATCATTTAAAAATTGCTTATTCTTTTGACGAACAACAATATATAATTGAAAGAATTCCTAAAACATTTGAGACATTAATTTATGGGAAATCGCTTTTAAATAAAACTGAAGATTTTGGAAAAAATAGAAAAACATACTATGACTCCAATGAAAAAGAATTCAATTGGTTAATATTTCAGTTTAAAAGATATTCAAAAGAAATTAATTTATTTCTCGCGTTAAAAGTAAAATTTGAACTAAATTTTTTATTAGGTCTTTATAATCAATCATCAGAAAACTTAAAGGCGATTAAAGATATCTCACTTTCATATTGGGGTCTTGAAAATAAATTTCTTCAGATTCAATATGAAAAAGGACTTGAGTTTAATTTCAAACTACTTAATTCTTGTAAGAACCAAAAAGTTAATGATCCAGCATTTTTTCTATTAATTCATTTTTTTAGCTATAAAGTTGAAGAAGACGTTTCATATTTTAGTTATGACAATGTATTGGAAAATTCAATAGTACGGGGGATGAGCGATGACTACAAAGAGTATTTTAAGTACCGTTTAAACATTGTAAAATATGACTTTAATGATATTGAAAGTGTAATTTGGGCAAGTAAAAATTTATCCGTTATTGATAAATACATGACCTATAGAGATATAGT
This window encodes:
- a CDS encoding FecR family protein codes for the protein MDNQDINVLLAKHFSGETNPEEEAVLMNWIKNNPDEYISLKIFFAESQQLDSPQLFETDNAWNRIAPNLSTTKPTVFQLYKKYLYATAVAAVFILISTFAFLYANAEITVQTANGQVKSIELSDGSLVTLNDNSSITYKRFLWNNRTVRLNGEAFFEVKHDKSSPFSVNTGTLLVKVLGTSFVVTTTEKEKSVAVITGKVKVSATPTNQTVILEKKQAVHYVSNRLIKSDTANKNLLSWKTKSLSFENTPLQKAFEDIENCYHIKIQVEGKITNSCTVTTNFNNESIKEILEEFRLLFGLSYTQKGNTVWVKNISCEK
- a CDS encoding porin family protein, giving the protein MKKSIIVCAIFLTFGTTLVKAQENSKHEVNLTYSDGIPMTFVDGFSDALASAILGQKLNSETTSSGNFGLGYRYQITERIRVGGDVAFQQEQTKQSDKNYKPIAKRTNNYFMVMPTLSFSYIKTEWLDFYGSAAAGVILDRYTSTEPNKTAVKNNTTDFAFQVNPAGIRVGKKLGAFAEVGFGHRGIVSAGLNYKF
- a CDS encoding RNA polymerase sigma-70 factor produces the protein MNEDLKHFKQLFNELYQPLCNHAYKYLQDRDESEDVVQELMIKIWETRKDLLSEKSLKYYLYIAVKNRCISILRKKIYMFDIDEMSADIAEEIPETKPLSDANQLIEQAFNGIPPKCLEVFKLSRLEKLSYKQIAEKLEISVKTVENQMGKAIKHIREFVKQHPNLILFFKIWYFSHYIVGVLKEFVFYLKEV
- a CDS encoding TonB-dependent receptor; amino-acid sequence: MKSNSFINNGLIIICSFVFFFCAGSVQAQKTSLLEKKITIQTENDSIGAYISTIITQGVNLSLSNNKLDLGKKTKIDKGTYKLKTLLHLLFETESVKFLEKDSKIIIYTVSRAPDPFTISGFVYAGNSKEALPYATVRVLNTNIAVNCNDYGYYTLTLPENKYIINASYTGFTSQTDTILVNKTIKKNFNLTMGLSLAPVEIRSSKKPLNEISSIVDTQHVNTLPFLMGQSDPLKLLTLKPGTYGTSLNVRGGSSDQNLVLLDGVPIYNYNHFTSLLSIFDSQAIKQISFYKGGFPARYEGRLSSVIDVKTKDGDMQSYHGAANIGLLTGSAMIEGPIVKDKVSFMISARRSWIDALTKVLFDKDINFKYRMYDAYFKINYFIDSSNRLYLGAYTGGDLISANFFSSEPPQLTWNNRTLSLRWNRVYSPRLFQNSVLLLSNYNNQFANADEGETRKFSITDVGIENNLNYHWSSFLNSAIGLRINMTNFSNNTIERDQLIKSLHFKTYWDNDITLSDKVRIKAGLHYATFLTKNKVYNSFQPRTSLVYKYNTSNSLFASYAIMEQFYHQIARNTYALPSDLRMPSTALLPPEKAFIYEAGYEKTLNKGYIRLQLYEKKVSNILMYQPLYDTPDQDEISPPLIGFGNSRGLELEFSKQFKKFDVQASYTLSKSTLRFPTINNGQAFNSPNDITHQIKGAVTWNINQSWVLSTLFNYSSGVLISAPDSFSYNDKKDSYLVDPNQSNEISRPNNYRLPRNYNVDVGVSKTKKTKSGNQSRLYFGVNNLIGQSPPFLIETSLSNGTFNVEQARMFKYFPYIGYTYSFGVGKEKLN